A region from the Flavobacterium enshiense genome encodes:
- the hutH gene encoding histidine ammonia-lyase — protein sequence MDTVHYISSDVFSLELLQEIVSQNKTLELSEEARINIEKCRAYLDEKMQSHSEPIYGINTGFGSLCNIKISNENLTKLQENLVKSHACGTGEEVPHEIVKIMLLLKIKSLSYGNSGVQLVTVERLIDFYNNDILPVVYTQGSLGASGDLAPLAHLSLPLIGEGEVYVDGFRQPAKKVLEKMNWKPIELQSKEGLALLNGTQFMSSYGCYILLKAMKLTYLADVIGAISLEGFDGRIEPFNELIHIVRPHKGQINTARRFQELLEDSEIIAQPKQHVQDPYSFRCIPQVHGASKDAIDYVKKVFKTEINSVTDNPNIFVDEDLIISGGNFHGQPLALALDFLGIALAEIGNISERRTYQLISGLRELPAFLVSNPGLNSGFMIPQYTAASIVSQNKQLATPASIDSIVSSNGQEDHVSMGANAATKCLKIMENLERILAIELMNASQAIEFRRPLKSSEFIESFVKSYREEVPLVEEDRILHYDIEKSIAFLNSLQLDSEVLE from the coding sequence ATGGATACAGTACATTATATTAGTTCTGATGTTTTTTCTCTGGAATTACTTCAGGAAATCGTTTCCCAGAATAAAACCCTTGAATTGTCTGAAGAGGCACGCATCAACATTGAAAAATGCCGTGCTTATCTGGATGAGAAAATGCAGTCGCACAGTGAGCCTATTTATGGCATCAATACTGGTTTTGGGTCGTTATGCAACATCAAAATCTCTAATGAAAACCTTACAAAGCTTCAGGAGAATTTAGTGAAATCCCATGCTTGTGGAACGGGAGAAGAAGTGCCGCACGAGATTGTGAAAATCATGTTGTTGCTTAAAATTAAATCGTTGAGCTACGGAAATTCAGGTGTTCAATTAGTAACAGTTGAACGTCTAATTGATTTTTATAATAATGATATTTTGCCGGTAGTTTATACTCAGGGCTCATTAGGGGCATCTGGAGATTTGGCACCTTTGGCACATTTGTCATTACCGCTGATTGGAGAAGGAGAGGTTTATGTTGACGGCTTCCGCCAGCCTGCAAAGAAAGTGTTGGAGAAAATGAATTGGAAACCAATCGAATTGCAGTCAAAAGAAGGTTTGGCCTTATTAAACGGAACACAGTTCATGAGTTCATACGGTTGCTACATTCTTTTGAAAGCGATGAAATTAACATACCTGGCAGATGTAATCGGTGCGATTTCCTTGGAAGGTTTTGATGGAAGAATCGAACCTTTTAATGAATTGATCCACATTGTCCGTCCACATAAAGGGCAAATAAATACGGCAAGACGTTTCCAGGAATTATTGGAAGACAGCGAAATTATTGCTCAGCCAAAACAACACGTACAGGATCCGTATTCTTTCCGTTGTATTCCTCAGGTTCACGGTGCTTCAAAAGATGCTATTGACTATGTGAAAAAAGTGTTTAAAACAGAGATAAATTCGGTTACTGATAACCCTAATATTTTTGTGGATGAAGATCTGATTATTTCCGGAGGAAATTTCCATGGACAGCCTTTGGCTTTGGCTTTGGACTTTTTAGGAATCGCCTTGGCTGAAATTGGAAACATCTCTGAAAGAAGAACTTATCAGTTGATTTCAGGATTAAGAGAATTGCCAGCGTTTTTGGTAAGTAATCCGGGATTGAATTCAGGGTTTATGATTCCGCAATACACGGCTGCGAGTATCGTTAGCCAGAACAAGCAGTTGGCTACTCCTGCGAGTATCGACAGTATCGTTTCTTCAAACGGGCAGGAAGATCACGTGAGTATGGGGGCTAATGCGGCTACGAAATGTTTGAAGATTATGGAAAATCTTGAACGTATTTTAGCTATTGAATTGATGAATGCTTCTCAGGCGATCGAATTCAGAAGACCTCTAAAATCAAGTGAATTTATTGAGAGTTTCGTGAAATCATACCGTGAAGAAGTACCATTGGTAGAAGAAGACAGAATTTTACATTACGATATTGAAAAATCCATAGCTTTCCTGAACAGCTTACAGCTTGACAGCGAAGTTTTAGAATAA